Below is a window of Allomuricauda ruestringensis DSM 13258 DNA.
TAAAGATTGGCAATCAACAAATATGCTTTACCATTCGCCGGATTTGCATCGATAGCCTTAAGTGCATAGCTTCTTGCTTGTGATTTGCTACTGTTTCTAACAGTTGTTGCAATTTTATAAAGGATATCAGATTTTTTATATGAATCCGTTTCCAACCCTACTGCTTTGTTAAAGTCAGCAAGGGCACCGTTCATATCTCCAGATTTTTGTTTTAGCACCCCACCGTACATGTATGCATCTGCGGATGGGTCCAAAGCCAATTGGGCCTCGAACAATTTTCTGAACATTGGGTCGTCGGTACATTCTTTAGAGAACATTCTTCCTACGGCACGTTTTACCCACTTAACATCATCTTTCTTTTCATCAAAGCTTTTTTCGTACAATGGAATAAGGTTGTCACAGTCGGCAAGTGCTCCCAATTTGGAATCCACACTGCTTGCCACTTTACCAAAAGACTCAGAGTTTACTGTAGCAACTCTAAGGGCTCTTTTCTCTTTAGAGGTCAATGTACCCAAAGAATCTTTAGGAAGAAGTTTGGTTACCACATCGGTCAATTCCTTGTTTTCCTCTTCTATTTTTCCAGTAACATCATCATAAGTATTGAATACATCCTGAAGATCTTTTTTACCAGCACCATGCAAATCTACAAGGCTAGAGAAATATAGGTACAAAGCTCTTGGGTTCTTGAAATTAGCTTGATCTTCTTGGAAACCTTTGTCCAACATATTGAACAACTCTTCGTCCGAAGCCATTTTGTTCTCGTACAACAACAATGCCTTGTCTATCGCCACACCGGCTTTACTGTATTTTGTTGGGAAATATTTTAGGCTATTATCGTACAAGTCCAACAAATCTTGAATGTAACCATCTTTTTCAGCTCCTGTTGAACTCTCAACTTTGGCCTTCAAAATTCTTTCTCCATAGGAGAAATTGGCTTTGTTAATATCCGGACAGCTTTCGTAAACCATTTTCCATGGTTCATAAGCTGCATCATAATTTTTAACCTTTACGTGTTCTGCATAAATCGATAGATTGGTCATACACTCGGGGTTCTGTGCTTGTGCCATACTTAATCCCGTCAACATGGTGACCATTATCATTGTTAAGTAGTGTCTCTTTTTCATCTTACTAGTTTTAAAGCTGTTAAAGTACAAATTTTCATTAAAAAATCCTTTTACAGGACCTTTTATGGGTGGTTATTTATCAAATTTTCAAAAAAATGGCCTATCAATTTATTTTTCTCTGCTGAAACCATCTATCGTTTAACGATAAGCCTATATTGATTTTGAAATAACTTTCTTCAATTAAGTTTTGGTCGGTGGTTCCACGTCTTCCCAATTCAAAACCTACATTAAGATTGGAAAAGTTTGCTCCTACCGGTAATCCTAATCCAAAAGTTATGCCAAAGTTGTTTATTTCTTTGTTGTTCACTGTCATACCACTTACATCATACCTTAATCCGGCACGATAGGTGACTCTTTTAAAATATCCTGAAAGCGAACGGTAATCGGGCACCCAATATCCTCCAAATGCATAAGTGCTGGCATCGTTATATGTTACGTTGTCCAAACCTAGGAACGTATTGTCAAAATCGCTCATCTGTTGAAAACTGTACTCCGCTCCTAAAAACCATTTTTTATTCTCCCCAAAACCAAGCCCTACGGTTGTCCGCGTGGGTATCTTTAATTCGGTGTTCCGAAGGTTGGACGCATCGAGGTTTACATCCACTACCTCTACGTTATTTCCGTTTGAAAGTGAAAAGGACCCAAGCGTTTGTGTGTTTTTGGATACCAAATTACCTTGGGTGTTTACCAAAACTGAGGTGTAAAGTGTGTATTTATCTTTTATTGTAGGTGTATAGTTTAAGGCATATTTAAAATCGTAACCGTTTATTTTAGACTCACGATTGTCCAAGGTTCCGAACTGTACTCCTTCCACACTCTGGATTCTTTCGTATTCCAAAGTTCCAAAATTGAAGTTGGCGGTAACTCCTAAACTAAGATTTTTGATGGGCTCAAACCCAATGGAGGCATACAATCTGTTAAGCCCTCCTTCTCCAGTAAAAAAATTGACCACTTCCGCACCTTGACTGTTTTCGGAGGAGGAATTTAAACTGTAGCCAACAGAGGAATAAGGCATTAGACCAAAACCGAAACCTACATTTTTTGCCAAAGGAAAACCAATGGAAAGGTAATCCAAATTGGTAACGGAGGTGTTCTGTTCTTCGTTCCAACTCTTAAGCCGGTATTCTTTATGGGACAATCCTGCTGTATATGCAGTTAACCTAAGCTTGGAGTATGCCGCTGGATTGGATAGATTTATATGGATGCTGTCCCCATACATACTTATACCGCCCATCATTTGGTTGTCCACGGACCCGTTGTCCCGGTGGTCGCCGATTCCAAAATAAGAATATGGCGAAATAGTTCCATTTTGTGCGAACAAGCCATGGGCAGTCACGCAGAAAAAAGCGATCAGAATTTTTTTAATCATTCAATTTGTATTGTATTCCAGCAAGCAGTTTAGCCCCTCCAAGAGAAATTTGGAGTTCGCAAATATGGTGTTTTTTAGCCTTTTGGCAAAAAAATGGGAGTCTCCGCCTGTTAAAATAACTGTTAAATCTTGAAAACGAGATTGATATTGCGCAATAACCCCATCCACTTCTTGGGTGACACCATTGATTACACCGCTGTGCATGCAGGATTCCGTTGAGTTGCCTATAAAATCCAACAATTCGTCCGGACCAAGCAATGGCAGTCCAGCGGTTTGGTTGTGCATGGCATTGTACCGCATCCTAACACCGGGCGAAATAGCCCCTCCAACGTATTCCCCGGCATTGTTCACCATATCGTAGGTGATACAGGTACCGGCATCTATCACTAAAGTATTTCCGCGCGGATTTTGGTAATATGCCGCAGCGGCCAAGGCCAAGCGGTCTACTCCCAAGGTGTTTGGGGTGGCATAACTGTTCTTAAAAGGGACTTTGGAATTATTGGTAAGCACATGCACCTTGCAAAAAAGGGCCACGACATCTCTTTCCTTTCTGTCCAATTTACCTACGGACGATAGTATGGCTTTGTTAATACTCGGGTATTTTTCGAACAACTCCTTTATTATTGACAAGAACAGACGGGAGGCCGAGGTTTGGTCATAGATTAACTTTCTGTTCTGGAAAACAGCATATTTAACGAGGGTGTTGCCGATGTCGATAACCAAATTCATATGGCAAAGATCGGGAATTGGAAAAAATCAGAACCTTTTTTTCGGGTTTTTGTTTGTATATCCTATTTTTGAAATTATATTTGCACCCGCTTAATAAAGCTTGGTACCTTAGCTCAGTTGGTAGAGCAACGGACTGAAAATCCGTGTGTCCCTGGTTCGATTCCTGGAGGTACCACAAAAAACCCGGCAAAATTGCCGGGTTTTTTGTTTATTGTCTTTCGCAACCGTGCTTTTTAACGAGCAAGCTAAGTGAAGTAAATTCCGCACCACCACAAGGTGCAATCTTATGGGAGCGAGAGAGTAGAAAGGGCGCCGAGTTGATAGTGCCATTAAATGACCTTAAGACCATATAGGGAGATAAAGAGCCTTTGGGGAATCCACGAAAAGAGTATGCAACAATATTTTGAACCTTTTGGTACAACTTAGGTTTGATGTTGAGGTCAAAATGGGAAAGTATCATTCTTACTGGATATTCAGTGCAAAGGATTTTTCAAAGTAGCATAGCCAAAGATTTTTGGGGATTAATACGCATACATGTACAGATGCCAATTACTAATCAAATTGAGTTCAATTTTTAGTGGTCAATTTTGAAGATAGGGGTAATCCTGTCCTAATTTTTATATCTTTGACATACTTTTTTCATCTATTTTACGTATATTTTATAGATGGGATATACAACCAATCATATGGCCTATTCTAAATCCGAAATAGAGAAAATCGGTAATACCCTAGTTTATCTTTGTAAGAATATAGGAGAACCTGTTTCTAAAACCAAAATCATTAAACTTCTTTATTTTATTGAAGAGTTTTCAATGAAAAAGTTTGGCAAACCATTTCTTGGATTGGAGTGGGAAGTATGGCATTTAGGGCCGGTCGCAGAAGACATATACGCTGAAATCAATGATCCATTTATGTTATCGGATTTTATTGAAATCACATCAATGAATGGTTATGATGGAAATTTTGTGTGCGCCAAAAATGAATTCAATGATGATGAATTTTCAGATTCGGAGATTGAATTGCTAAACACACTTATTGCCAAATTGGGCAATATGACCGCAAATGAACTTATTGAGTTCTCTCACAAGCCTCATACACTTTGGTATAAATTATCTAAAGAGAATAATCTTCTTGACAGTTTTCACAACAGGACCAAGACAACAACTGATATAAAAATTGACTTATCAAATCTTCTGCCTGAAGGCAAGAAGGATATCTATTTTAATTACCTAGAGCAAAAGGACATAAAAAGGCTCTATGGCAATTAATCCTTTTACGGTTTTATACTTTCCGACTTTTTATTTTAAAAAAGGAGGTTCAAAACCTAAATATTTCATTCCAATATATATAGAAAACAATAAATTGGTTGTTGCAAGTTTGCCGACCTCGCAGGATTTCATTCCCGATGATATAAAAGTTTCTGGTTGTATGGAATACCCCGAAAGGTGTATTAGTTGTTACCTTTTTCCCAATGGCAAAGAGCTTTGCGATGATACAGGTTTTTCCTTTCCGCTGGACACCTTTATTTATCTTGACGAAATCGATGATTATGACTTGAAAACATTTGAATCCGTTTATCCTGTCGAGGGAATCGATTATCATATTTTAGGAAGCATCAAACCAATTATTAAAGAAGAACTTTTGAACTGTATAAAAAATAGTTCAAGAGTGAAGCGAAAAATCAAAAAACTCATTTTCCCCTAGTAACCATTTCAGTTATAATCTTTGTTCACACATACGGAACTTTACAACACTGAATCTAAGAAATCACCGCCAATTGATTATTGTAGTTTTTTCGCCTCTTTTACATTAAAGAAAATGTTAGTGTAAATATCTTCGTTATTATACAATAACCAAAGTGGAATTGTAATTTCATAATCTTTCGGGGCGGGACTTTTGTTTTGGAAACAAAACTGAATCGAATTGTATTCTGGGCTTAAAATCGGTCTTTTTCCTACTGTTCAAGGGCTTGTGCAATGGTTAACGTTGTTACCACACGTTTTTAATCAGTTTTAGTTAAGAAAGTATAGATGTCATTTGCAATTCCATTTATATCTTTTAGTTCACTGTTTAATGCAACTTTATCTGCTAAAGAAGGGCTGAAGTTTTGCACTTCTTCCTTTGTTACGTTATGCCAGATTGGTAAAATTACCTTTAAACCATTCATTTCTCTATTTACAAATCCGTTTAGCTCGTATTGTGTCCAATTTCGATTAAAAAATGATTTAGATAAAATTATAATTCCATATCTAGAATTAATTAAACCTTTATCAATTGATTTTCTTAAACTATCTCCTAATTTCAGTTCAAATTCATCATACCATACTCTAATCCCTAATTGCTGAAGTTCAATTACCAACGGTCTTACAAAACTATCTTTATCCTCAGAAGAGTGTGAAATAAAAACATCATATTCTAAGGATTTTTCAACATTTGTTATATTGAGACTGCTATAAGTATAATCAACTCTTATTTGGTAATTCAGTTTAGCTTTTTCTCCAATAAATTTGATTAATGCTACTCTTAATAATTTCAGATA
It encodes the following:
- a CDS encoding toll/interleukin-1 receptor domain-containing protein → MNKTAESAWKECLIFIKDNLQPQAYKTWFEPVIPIKLENDTLTIQVPSKFFHEWIEEHYLKLLRVALIKFIGEKAKLNYQIRVDYTYSSLNITNVEKSLEYDVFISHSSEDKDSFVRPLVIELQQLGIRVWYDEFELKLGDSLRKSIDKGLINSRYGIIILSKSFFNRNWTQYELNGFVNREMNGLKVILPIWHNVTKEEVQNFSPSLADKVALNSELKDINGIANDIYTFLTKTD
- a CDS encoding Panacea domain-containing protein; amino-acid sequence: MAYSKSEIEKIGNTLVYLCKNIGEPVSKTKIIKLLYFIEEFSMKKFGKPFLGLEWEVWHLGPVAEDIYAEINDPFMLSDFIEITSMNGYDGNFVCAKNEFNDDEFSDSEIELLNTLIAKLGNMTANELIEFSHKPHTLWYKLSKENNLLDSFHNRTKTTTDIKIDLSNLLPEGKKDIYFNYLEQKDIKRLYGN
- a CDS encoding type III pantothenate kinase, whose translation is MNLVIDIGNTLVKYAVFQNRKLIYDQTSASRLFLSIIKELFEKYPSINKAILSSVGKLDRKERDVVALFCKVHVLTNNSKVPFKNSYATPNTLGVDRLALAAAAYYQNPRGNTLVIDAGTCITYDMVNNAGEYVGGAISPGVRMRYNAMHNQTAGLPLLGPDELLDFIGNSTESCMHSGVINGVTQEVDGVIAQYQSRFQDLTVILTGGDSHFFAKRLKNTIFANSKFLLEGLNCLLEYNTN